A single genomic interval of Leptospirales bacterium harbors:
- the tig gene encoding trigger factor, producing the protein MDFKTKKLSDVSVELSIKNTPAEVQEAFRSAYRKAQAKMKLPGFRAGKAPLEMVERQLGDSVAEEAARELIAGAFQQVFEKLDPAPISVPRFELESFDRQKGAAYRGAYDCMPKIKLGKYKKLKVVEDQAEAQDSDVAEELERLRQERGALVSFEGEARLEDFATISIDVSHGGKTLYQNKELHARLGGANTLPGVDEGILGMKAGEERQFEISIEEGFADERFAGRLLQVSVSLNALQQIELPELNDDLARDIGEFNDLSELRARLRESLTAEAREALKQRSMQAMLDQVVENTKFPLPPTLIEQELDHRLDQIRDRLGNKDLSSAEIARLAGQEESPFVEDLRKSAEKTVRERLALRELTREESIEVAQDDVDREIRDRYGAFLPEGQLPQLLQNEKLREEVQGRLLFWRAMNWLYDNGEVKKGASVSLSALREQGLLRARSQSSSR; encoded by the coding sequence ATGGACTTTAAAACCAAAAAGCTCAGCGACGTCTCGGTTGAGCTCTCCATCAAGAATACTCCGGCCGAGGTTCAGGAAGCATTTCGCTCCGCCTATCGCAAGGCCCAGGCAAAGATGAAACTGCCCGGCTTTCGCGCTGGCAAGGCGCCGCTGGAAATGGTCGAACGTCAGCTGGGCGACTCAGTGGCCGAGGAGGCGGCGCGTGAGCTGATTGCCGGCGCTTTTCAACAGGTATTTGAAAAACTTGATCCGGCGCCAATCAGCGTACCGCGCTTTGAGCTGGAGAGTTTTGATCGGCAGAAGGGCGCGGCTTATCGTGGCGCCTATGATTGCATGCCAAAGATCAAGCTCGGCAAGTACAAGAAATTGAAAGTCGTCGAGGATCAGGCAGAGGCCCAGGACAGCGACGTCGCCGAAGAGCTGGAGCGCTTGCGTCAGGAGCGCGGCGCGCTGGTTAGCTTCGAGGGCGAAGCGCGGCTTGAGGATTTCGCAACGATCAGCATCGATGTTAGCCATGGCGGCAAGACTCTCTACCAGAACAAGGAGCTGCATGCCCGACTGGGCGGCGCCAATACGCTGCCGGGAGTGGATGAGGGGATTCTGGGAATGAAGGCTGGCGAAGAGCGCCAGTTCGAAATCTCCATCGAGGAGGGCTTTGCCGACGAGCGCTTTGCCGGTCGTCTTCTACAGGTTAGCGTCAGTCTAAACGCCCTGCAGCAAATCGAACTCCCGGAACTGAACGACGATTTAGCACGCGACATTGGCGAATTCAATGATCTGAGCGAATTGCGCGCCAGGCTGCGGGAAAGCCTTACTGCCGAAGCACGGGAAGCCCTCAAGCAGCGCAGCATGCAAGCAATGCTGGATCAGGTGGTGGAGAATACAAAGTTCCCCCTGCCGCCGACTTTGATTGAGCAGGAGCTTGACCACCGTCTGGATCAGATCCGCGACCGGCTGGGCAATAAGGACCTGAGTTCTGCCGAAATTGCCCGTCTGGCTGGCCAGGAGGAGTCCCCCTTTGTCGAGGATCTTCGCAAGTCGGCGGAAAAGACGGTGCGCGAGCGTCTGGCCCTTCGTGAGCTAACCCGCGAGGAATCCATTGAGGTCGCCCAGGACGACGTTGACCGGGAAATTCGGGACCGCTACGGCGCCTTCCTCCCCGAAGGCCAGCTGCCGCAGTTGCTTCAAAATGAAAAACTTCGTGAAGAAGTGCAAGGAAGGCTCCTCTTCTGGCGCGCTATGAACTGGCTCTATGACAATGGCGAGGTCAAGAAGGGCGCCTCTGTCAGTTTGAGCGCCCTGCGCGAGCAGGGCCTATTGCGCGCTCGTTCTCAGAGCAGCAGCCGCTGA
- the clpP gene encoding ATP-dependent Clp endopeptidase proteolytic subunit ClpP encodes MPIMPVVHEQTARGERQYDVYSRLLKDRIIFLGYPIDDVYANLIIAQLLFLEAEDPEKDIYLYINSPGGYITDGLAIYDTIQYIRPDVRTICIGQAASLASVLLAAGARGKRSALPNARVMLHQPIGGVQGQSRDIEIQAREILKMKDKLNRIYAAHTTKPLEQIEKDIDRVFYMSAEEAREYGIIDTVIEPQARG; translated from the coding sequence ATGCCAATTATGCCTGTTGTTCACGAGCAAACTGCCCGCGGCGAGCGCCAGTATGACGTCTATTCTCGCTTGCTGAAAGATCGGATTATTTTTCTGGGCTATCCGATTGATGACGTATACGCTAATTTGATTATCGCCCAATTGCTATTCCTGGAAGCAGAGGATCCCGAGAAGGATATCTACCTCTACATCAATAGTCCTGGCGGCTATATCACCGATGGTCTGGCTATCTATGATACCATTCAGTACATTCGTCCCGACGTGCGAACGATCTGCATCGGTCAGGCGGCCAGTCTCGCGTCCGTATTGCTGGCTGCCGGCGCGCGCGGCAAACGCTCAGCGCTGCCCAATGCGCGTGTGATGCTGCATCAGCCAATTGGCGGTGTGCAAGGTCAATCGCGAGACATCGAGATCCAGGCGCGCGAAATTCTAAAGATGAAAGACAAGCTCAATCGTATCTATGCGGCACACACAACCAAGCCGCTGGAGCAGATTGAAAAGGACATTGATCGAGTATTCTATATGTCCGCCGAGGAAGCTCGAGAGTACGGGATCATTGATACAGTAATCGAGCCACAGGCGCGCGGCTGA